The candidate division KSB1 bacterium genome window below encodes:
- the mgtE gene encoding magnesium transporter, producing the protein MEQNDLREIVENLAYLADASDSAMIRNIMVGLHPADIAEILYHLDDEHRNYIFNLLDAETASEVINEMDQVSREDLLEELPEDRISEIVDEMESDDATDLVSELPDEMAQKVLDRIDREDSEEVKELLRHEDDTAGGIMAKELIAVHPHHTVDEVIQIIRDKADEVSDLYFVYVVDQFDRLLGVVHLKDLLLAKGDQKIAQIMDRDIISVSTEMDQEHVANIARRYDLVSIPVVDKLGRLTGRITFDDVADVMEEEASEDIQRMAGITTEEEFRETSIVRISQVRLPWLLIGFVGELGSAYVLHHFEASLNQILVAAFFIPIIMAMGGNAGIQSSTIMVRGMATGEIGLYDVKRRLFREFLVSLLNGSLCGLLLFTVVSFWLKMPKFGIILASVLLLVILNASFVGAIVPVILKKINIDPAIATGPFITTSNDVLGLLIYLGTITIFISYL; encoded by the coding sequence ATGGAACAGAATGATCTAAGAGAAATTGTAGAGAATCTCGCGTATTTGGCAGATGCCAGCGATAGCGCCATGATCCGCAATATCATGGTGGGGCTTCATCCAGCCGACATTGCGGAGATCTTATACCATCTGGATGACGAGCATCGGAATTATATTTTTAATCTCCTCGATGCTGAAACCGCCTCTGAAGTCATCAATGAGATGGATCAGGTCTCGCGCGAGGACCTCTTAGAAGAGTTGCCAGAAGATCGCATCTCCGAAATCGTCGATGAGATGGAATCGGACGATGCCACAGATCTGGTATCGGAGTTGCCAGATGAAATGGCGCAGAAGGTGCTCGACCGCATCGATCGAGAGGATTCAGAAGAGGTCAAGGAGCTGCTGCGCCATGAGGACGATACGGCTGGCGGTATCATGGCTAAGGAGCTCATCGCAGTGCATCCCCACCACACTGTGGACGAGGTCATCCAAATCATTCGCGACAAGGCTGATGAGGTGTCCGATTTATACTTCGTTTATGTCGTTGATCAGTTTGATCGACTCTTAGGCGTAGTCCATTTGAAAGACCTCTTGTTGGCCAAAGGCGATCAAAAGATCGCGCAGATTATGGACCGGGATATCATTTCTGTCTCCACGGAGATGGATCAAGAGCATGTCGCTAACATCGCCAGACGGTATGATCTGGTTTCAATTCCCGTTGTGGACAAATTAGGTCGGTTAACTGGTCGCATCACTTTTGATGATGTCGCCGATGTGATGGAGGAAGAGGCGTCAGAGGATATCCAGCGTATGGCTGGAATTACAACAGAAGAGGAGTTTCGCGAAACCTCCATCGTGCGGATTTCTCAAGTTCGACTCCCATGGCTATTAATTGGATTTGTCGGCGAACTTGGTTCTGCATACGTGCTCCATCATTTCGAAGCTTCACTGAACCAGATTCTTGTCGCCGCGTTTTTTATTCCCATCATCATGGCCATGGGTGGAAATGCTGGAATCCAATCCTCCACTATTATGGTGCGGGGTATGGCCACTGGCGAGATCGGCCTCTACGATGTCAAGCGACGACTGTTTCGAGAATTTCTGGTCTCATTGCTTAATGGTTCGCTTTGTGGCTTATTGCTGTTTACTGTCGTTAGCTTTTGGCTGAAAATGCCAAAGTTTGGGATCATTCTCGCATCGGTGCTATTGTTGGTCATTTTGAATGCCTCGTTCGTCGGCGCAATTGTACCAGTGATATTGAAGAAAATCAATATTGACCCAGCTATTGCCACAGGACCATTTATCACGACATCGAATGATGTGCTCGGCCTGTTGATCTATCTGGGCACGATTACTATCTTTATTTCATACCTGTGA
- the recO gene encoding DNA repair protein RecO, with protein MPLQKTEAIVLKTQRSGETSKIVTLFTPKSGKLRVVAKGSRGLKSRFFGTLEPLNHIAIVYYFKETREYQYLSQADIIHSYAKIKADLKKYALANVLCELVDRTELEQPNPYLFQILIDVLKGINDSKTRLSSYLYWFLLRFFKINGFDPDFSLCRNCHSRTTSGMVRYSLSSGGYYCNNCPISEPEGVTVSADTILSLAKIKQASVINVESIPFSAKGEAETLLLSFLYYHIEEAKHLKSLKFYRQMQENIFNESIDQPL; from the coding sequence ATGCCATTACAAAAAACCGAAGCAATCGTGCTGAAAACGCAACGCTCGGGTGAGACTAGCAAGATCGTCACGTTATTCACGCCAAAATCGGGAAAGCTTCGGGTTGTGGCCAAAGGTTCTCGGGGACTGAAAAGTCGATTTTTTGGAACGCTCGAACCGTTGAACCATATTGCCATCGTGTATTATTTTAAAGAGACCCGAGAATATCAATATCTGAGCCAGGCAGACATCATCCATAGCTATGCAAAAATCAAGGCAGATCTGAAAAAATATGCATTGGCTAATGTGCTGTGTGAATTGGTGGATCGAACTGAATTGGAGCAACCGAATCCTTATCTGTTCCAGATTCTGATCGATGTGCTCAAGGGAATCAACGATAGCAAGACCCGTCTGAGCAGCTATCTGTATTGGTTTTTGCTTCGTTTTTTTAAGATCAATGGGTTTGATCCAGATTTCAGTCTGTGCCGAAATTGTCACAGCAGAACCACTAGTGGCATGGTACGCTATTCTCTGAGTTCCGGCGGTTATTATTGCAACAATTGCCCAATCTCCGAGCCAGAGGGTGTAACCGTCTCAGCAGATACGATTTTGTCGCTTGCTAAGATCAAACAGGCCTCGGTAATAAATGTCGAGTCCATTCCATTTTCAGCCAAAGGCGAAGCTGAGACGCTGCTATTATCGTTTCTTTATTATCATATTGAAGAAGCCAAGCATTTAAAATCGCTGAAATTTTACCGTCAGATGCAGGAAAATATTTTTAACGAGTCGATTGATCAGCCATTGTGA
- a CDS encoding glycine--tRNA ligase, translating to MKIASTEIMEKIVSLCKRRGYIFQSSEIYGGITSCYDYGPLGVELKKNIKEFWWKTMVQLRDDVEGLDAAILMHPKVWEASGHVEGFTDPLVDCKVCHHRFRADQIATPGKCPDCGGELTEIRKFNLMFKTHMGPVEEQASVVYLRPETAQGIYVNFLNVQKAARQKIPFGIAQIGKAFRNEITPGNFTFRTREFEQMEMQFFVKPGTDAEWFEYWKEQRMQWYYQLGITREKLHFHQHSKEELAHYAAAAYDIEYEFPFGTMELEGIHNRTDFDLKRHTQYSGKDMSYFDDETKEHYIPYIIETSAGVDRTLLTCLIDGYEEQQLENDTRVVLHLSPKIAPIKAGVFPLVKRDGMPELAHKIVDMLRRYYMVFYDEAGAVGRRYRRQDEIGTPFGITVDSQSLQDQTVTIRDRDTMLQDRVAIDQIKKYLDDRILGE from the coding sequence ATGAAGATTGCATCGACAGAAATCATGGAAAAAATCGTCTCTTTGTGCAAACGTCGGGGTTATATCTTCCAATCCAGCGAGATTTACGGCGGCATAACCAGTTGTTATGACTATGGCCCATTGGGAGTGGAGCTGAAAAAAAACATTAAAGAGTTTTGGTGGAAGACCATGGTTCAGCTTCGGGACGACGTGGAAGGGCTGGATGCTGCGATTTTGATGCATCCAAAGGTATGGGAAGCCTCGGGCCACGTGGAAGGTTTTACTGATCCATTAGTGGATTGCAAGGTATGTCACCATCGATTTCGGGCGGATCAAATTGCCACCCCGGGCAAATGTCCAGATTGCGGAGGCGAGCTGACCGAAATTCGCAAGTTTAATTTGATGTTCAAAACCCACATGGGGCCAGTGGAAGAGCAGGCTTCGGTAGTTTATCTTCGCCCTGAAACCGCGCAGGGAATTTATGTGAATTTCCTCAATGTTCAGAAAGCAGCGCGGCAAAAAATCCCGTTTGGCATCGCTCAGATCGGCAAAGCGTTTCGGAATGAGATCACTCCGGGCAACTTCACTTTTCGAACTCGAGAATTTGAACAAATGGAAATGCAATTTTTTGTTAAACCTGGGACTGATGCCGAATGGTTCGAATACTGGAAGGAGCAGCGGATGCAATGGTATTACCAATTAGGCATTACCCGCGAAAAACTCCATTTCCACCAGCACAGCAAAGAAGAATTGGCCCATTATGCGGCTGCCGCTTATGACATCGAATACGAATTTCCATTTGGCACCATGGAGCTGGAAGGTATTCATAATCGCACCGATTTCGATCTCAAGCGCCATACGCAGTATTCTGGCAAAGATATGTCTTATTTCGATGATGAGACCAAAGAGCATTACATCCCGTATATCATCGAGACCTCAGCAGGGGTGGACCGAACCTTGCTCACCTGCCTGATCGATGGCTATGAGGAACAACAACTGGAAAATGATACGCGGGTGGTGTTGCATCTCTCGCCGAAAATCGCTCCGATCAAAGCTGGTGTCTTCCCGTTGGTGAAGCGTGATGGGATGCCTGAATTAGCGCACAAGATTGTAGATATGTTACGGCGCTATTATATGGTCTTCTATGATGAAGCTGGGGCGGTTGGCCGGCGCTACCGACGCCAGGATGAGATCGGCACGCCATTCGGCATCACAGTGGACTCTCAATCGTTGCAAGATCAGACCGTTACTATCCGCGATCGAGATACTATGTTGCAGGATCGGGTGGCAATCGATCAAATTAAAAAATATTTAGACGACCGAATTTTGGGCGAATAA
- a CDS encoding AI-2E family transporter, producing MPKAKPKQEPPIEDVDAIRRMRVERLSRILLLVVLLGIGLLFFWMVKPFLVSAILAAVFSGLFYPLYKWLLKLFRGRKSLSAFMCCLILFLGLLIPIYAVANMVSREAIWFYESAEDVVREIIAQGDSGALGQIKNLELVKKLHLDQIDWQKELGDLAKRLAAILGTVINKASKSTFQLITNLFLTFFAMFYFFRDGDRFIRRFKYLSPLSDRYEEALIQRFINVSKATIKGTLLIGILKGVLGAITFWIFGIHAAALWGVVMVILSIIPMVGFGLVMYPAAIIMIVMGKIWQGVVMLIIGAVVIAQIDNVLQPKLVAKEAGMHDLLIFFSTLGGLSMFGVMGFIIGPIIAAMFVAVIEIYGTEFKSQLDIAQRIGASEPGVTPQPVEQK from the coding sequence ATGCCAAAGGCAAAACCGAAGCAAGAGCCTCCGATAGAAGATGTAGATGCCATTCGACGAATGCGGGTCGAGCGCTTAAGCCGCATTCTTTTGTTGGTGGTGTTATTGGGCATTGGTCTGCTATTCTTCTGGATGGTCAAACCATTCCTGGTGTCAGCGATCCTGGCTGCGGTTTTTTCGGGCTTATTTTATCCGCTCTACAAATGGCTATTGAAGCTCTTTCGCGGCCGAAAAAGTCTCTCCGCTTTCATGTGCTGCCTCATATTATTCTTGGGACTGCTCATCCCGATCTATGCAGTGGCCAACATGGTATCGCGCGAGGCGATCTGGTTTTACGAAAGCGCTGAGGATGTGGTGCGCGAGATCATCGCCCAGGGCGATAGCGGGGCGCTTGGCCAAATCAAAAATTTGGAATTGGTCAAAAAGCTCCATCTGGATCAAATCGATTGGCAGAAAGAATTGGGCGACCTTGCCAAACGGCTGGCAGCGATCCTCGGCACCGTCATCAACAAGGCGTCGAAAAGCACCTTTCAGTTGATCACCAACCTTTTTCTCACTTTCTTCGCCATGTTCTATTTCTTTCGCGATGGTGATCGGTTTATCCGTCGCTTCAAATATTTGAGCCCATTGTCGGATCGATATGAAGAGGCGCTGATCCAGCGGTTCATCAATGTTTCCAAAGCGACGATCAAAGGGACATTGCTGATCGGCATTCTGAAAGGCGTGCTTGGGGCTATTACTTTTTGGATTTTTGGCATTCATGCCGCAGCGCTGTGGGGCGTCGTCATGGTGATTCTGTCGATCATCCCCATGGTGGGCTTCGGTTTGGTGATGTACCCAGCCGCTATTATCATGATTGTGATGGGAAAAATCTGGCAGGGCGTCGTCATGCTGATCATCGGCGCTGTGGTCATCGCTCAAATCGATAATGTACTGCAGCCCAAGTTGGTCGCCAAAGAAGCTGGGATGCATGATCTGCTCATTTTTTTCTCTACTTTGGGTGGATTGAGCATGTTCGGTGTGATGGGCTTCATTATTGGCCCGATCATCGCAGCGATGTTTGTTGCGGTGATCGAAATCTACGGCACGGAATTCAAATCCCAGCTCGATATTGCCCAACGCATTGGCGCATCTGAGCCAGGGGTCACGCCTCAGCCAGTGGAGCAAAAATGA
- a CDS encoding methyltransferase, whose product MTSRERVNLALQHQEPDKVPLDLGGSGVTGMHVSSVYLLRQALGLDKPGTPVKVIEPYQMLGEIAPDLMEALGIDVVSLSGPKTMFGFKNEGWKPWQTFDGTPVLVPEGFNTDPEPNGDILLYPEGDKSAPPSGRMPRGGWYFDAIVRQPPIDEDQLNVEDNLEEFKPISDEELAYFKAEAERLTTETDKALLGSFGGTSFGDIALVPAVWLKNPRGIRDIEEWYISTVTRTDYVYQIFERQCEIALANLEKIYQVIGNKISAIFITGTDFGMQTGPFISPATYRKLYQPFHKMVNDWVHQHTQWRTFIHSCGSVYDLIPDFLDAGFDILNPVQCSAAGMDPKRLKQQFGDKIVFWGGAIDTQKTLPFGSPQDVRNEVIERIKTFAPGGGFIFNAIHNIQARTPVKNLLALFETFNEYRNYPI is encoded by the coding sequence ATGACTTCTCGAGAGCGGGTAAACCTGGCGCTTCAGCATCAAGAACCAGATAAGGTGCCGCTGGACCTTGGCGGGAGCGGCGTTACTGGAATGCATGTGAGCTCGGTCTATCTATTGCGTCAAGCACTGGGCTTGGATAAACCTGGGACACCAGTGAAAGTGATCGAACCGTACCAGATGTTGGGCGAAATTGCGCCAGATCTCATGGAGGCGCTGGGAATCGACGTTGTCTCATTGAGTGGCCCAAAAACCATGTTCGGCTTCAAAAACGAAGGCTGGAAACCCTGGCAGACTTTCGATGGGACGCCCGTGCTGGTGCCAGAGGGCTTTAACACCGATCCAGAGCCAAATGGAGATATCTTGCTATATCCCGAGGGCGATAAATCGGCCCCACCCAGTGGCCGAATGCCCCGCGGTGGCTGGTATTTCGACGCCATAGTTCGCCAGCCACCAATCGATGAGGATCAACTCAATGTCGAGGATAATTTAGAAGAGTTCAAGCCGATTTCCGACGAGGAACTGGCCTATTTTAAAGCCGAAGCTGAGCGCCTGACCACCGAAACCGATAAAGCGCTATTGGGCAGTTTCGGCGGCACCAGTTTCGGCGACATTGCACTCGTGCCCGCTGTATGGCTGAAAAATCCCCGTGGCATTCGCGACATCGAAGAATGGTATATCAGCACCGTGACACGGACCGATTACGTGTATCAGATCTTTGAACGACAATGCGAGATTGCACTGGCCAATTTGGAAAAGATCTACCAAGTAATTGGCAACAAAATCTCCGCCATTTTTATTACCGGTACCGATTTCGGAATGCAAACCGGCCCGTTCATCTCACCCGCCACATATCGGAAATTATATCAACCCTTTCATAAAATGGTAAATGATTGGGTCCATCAGCACACCCAATGGCGCACTTTCATCCATTCCTGCGGTTCGGTCTATGATCTGATCCCCGATTTCCTCGATGCAGGTTTCGATATTTTAAATCCCGTACAATGTTCAGCAGCCGGAATGGATCCAAAGCGATTGAAACAACAATTCGGGGATAAAATCGTTTTCTGGGGAGGAGCGATCGATACCCAGAAGACTCTGCCATTTGGTTCGCCACAGGACGTTCGAAACGAGGTGATCGAACGGATCAAGACGTTCGCTCCAGGCGGAGGGTTCATCTTTAACGCGATTCATAACATACAAGCTCGCACGCCAGTGAAAAATCTGCTGGCATTGTTCGAGACATTTAATGAATATCGAAACTACCCAATCTAA
- a CDS encoding HAD family hydrolase, whose translation MITPSIEIIRPFDGRRITTALFDFDGTLSRERDGWINLMVATNAAAMAAALPNVPVSEIFSWAINDIEQTIGIPTYQQMKRLADAIRNRGGISLSPGRYKEVYNFVLQAMVKTAHWQVETEQRSIEELRVPGAIELLTAMADKLGHGALFLASGTDIEPVIESSRFLGYAPFFENRIIASGFNGHYEDCPKRQIIDQLIRERRLGPGELLTFGDGVPEIEYTAQSGGISVGVLTRDESHYEFLGHFTHTNKRQRLIQAGAHVLVSNFCETEQLMELLFSDQTLFSSAKNELN comes from the coding sequence ATGATAACTCCATCAATCGAAATCATCCGACCATTTGATGGCCGCAGGATTACGACGGCGTTGTTCGATTTTGATGGCACACTGTCGCGCGAGCGCGATGGCTGGATTAATCTCATGGTTGCCACCAATGCTGCTGCGATGGCTGCTGCATTGCCCAATGTGCCAGTGTCTGAAATTTTCAGTTGGGCGATCAACGACATCGAACAGACGATTGGAATCCCCACCTATCAGCAGATGAAGCGTCTCGCCGATGCCATTCGGAATCGAGGCGGCATTAGCTTATCGCCAGGGCGCTATAAAGAAGTTTATAACTTCGTATTGCAGGCCATGGTCAAAACAGCGCATTGGCAGGTAGAGACCGAGCAGCGTTCCATCGAAGAATTAAGGGTTCCAGGCGCCATTGAATTGCTGACCGCAATGGCGGACAAATTGGGACATGGCGCACTATTTTTAGCGAGTGGGACCGACATCGAACCCGTCATAGAAAGCTCCCGCTTTTTGGGATACGCCCCGTTCTTCGAAAACCGGATCATTGCATCCGGTTTTAATGGGCATTATGAGGACTGTCCCAAAAGACAGATCATCGACCAGCTTATTCGGGAACGTCGGCTCGGACCTGGTGAGTTGCTCACCTTTGGCGATGGCGTCCCAGAGATCGAATATACCGCGCAATCTGGTGGAATTTCTGTGGGGGTTTTGACACGGGATGAAAGCCATTATGAATTTCTTGGCCATTTCACGCATACCAATAAGCGACAGCGCTTGATTCAGGCTGGCGCGCATGTGTTGGTCTCGAATTTTTGTGAAACAGAGCAACTTATGGAACTTCTATTTTCTGACCAAACATTGTTTTCCAGCGCTAAAAATGAGTTGAATTAG